One segment of Brassica napus cultivar Da-Ae chromosome C3, Da-Ae, whole genome shotgun sequence DNA contains the following:
- the LOC106379128 gene encoding bidirectional sugar transporter SWEET15, protein MGIMINHHLLAIIFGILGNAISFCVFLAPLPTFYRIYKNKSTESFQSLPYQVSLFSCMLWLYYALIKQDAFLLITINSFGCIVETIYIALFFAYATRGKRIAAMKLFFTINVAFFSLILMVTHFAVKSPSLQVSIIGWICVAISVSVFAAPLMIVARVIKTKSVEFMPFTLSLFLTISAVMWFAYGAFLHDICIAIPNVVGFILGMLQMVLYGVYRNSGVKIDAEKKINSLDQQLKTIVVISQLGVSEVHPVDITVDPLSDAVHHEDPSKQEEPSIEDGKCHMKTYRLEYV, encoded by the exons ATGGGCatcatgatcaatcaccatttGCTCGCTATCATCTTCGGCATCTTAG GAAACGCAATATCCTTCTGTGTATTCCTCGCTCCATT GCCAACGTTTTATAGAATATACAAGAATAAATCGACGGAAAGTTTCCAATCACTACCGTACCAAGTGTCGCTATTTAGTTGCATGCTATGGCTCTATTACGCATTGATTAAGCAAGACGCTTTTCTCCTGATTACCATCAACTCTTTTGGCTGTATCGTGGAGACTATATACATCGCCTTATTTTTCGCTTATGCCACCAGGGGAAAACGG ATCGCAGCTATGAAGTTGTTCTTCACGATAAACGTTGCTTTCTTCTCGTTGATCCTAATGGTTACACATTTTGCGGTTAAAAGCCCTAGCCTCCAAGTCTCTATTATTGGCTGGATTTGTGTTGCCATTTCTGTTTCTGTTTTCGCTGCTCCTCTAATGATCGTG GCTCGTGTGATAAAGACAAAGAGTGTAGAATTCATGCCCTTCACCCTCTCGCTCTTCCTCACTATAAGTGCCGTTATGTGGTTCGCTTATGGCGCATTCCTCCACGACATATGCATAGCA ATTCCAAACGTGGTGGGATTCATACTAGGGATGTTACAAATGGTTCTGTACGGAGTTTACAGAAACTCAGGAGTGAAAATAGATGCTGAGAAAAAGATAAATTCATTAGATCAACAACTTAAGACTATTGTCGTAATTAGTCAGTTAGGTGTGTCGGAAGTGCACCCAGTTGACATCACGGTGGACCCACTCTCTGACGCCGTTCATCATGAAGATCCATCCAAACAAGAGGAGCCATCAATTGAAGATGGAAAATGCCACATGAAGACTTACCGTCTTGAATATGTTTGA